In Legionella lytica, one genomic interval encodes:
- a CDS encoding YgaP family membrane protein: MTKVRRLTGNYIDMLKVAYPILSAMYPTEEEFVKEYTSPSSELSVQLLKDLSRDQFFSTNDRTIEDYVAHWMSPSTSIAYNQGNGTGAFWMLMLQFYILQDPRFTEHKAAKGLPERDDRNAYYLKDNRKNVSLCYFDDEGISCGISIDYSALDPNLWSISIIRNTTAEPEDREVLLLSSAELLDQQENGLIDANRAQKDIITFMNSKALSQQLMSRALFTRDGKLNLTNANKLDAQFNAGSYPYSTDIVKKLVAQEQEIKAWQLTEEKLRIVKTALSEKRQENIEKLDSWKASWLYKPELDTAGKQSFLRRNSGSVFATVAAVITLVGFALVLSGVLAPFGIALIGAEFILGAVGAGLAFTAALGSIVKMGVNEQRLATYQSELTNMNPTRDKIYNERLNSITTPLAMEQLPEEEALQADNLQTQILQAVLHANFSEEEFNELNKQMKKETQPPVTEQLNDVDETLVEDQSLIVDVSFNTQAQVIVEIASKDEALNRAVDKVIQQEEHAQEIVAQEEEQQSSPLETNVPPTLEQADSSTHNNIISVH; the protein is encoded by the coding sequence ATGACTAAAGTGAGAAGATTAACGGGCAACTACATAGATATGCTTAAAGTAGCCTATCCAATATTGAGCGCAATGTATCCCACGGAAGAAGAGTTTGTTAAAGAATATACAAGCCCCAGTTCAGAGCTTTCAGTCCAATTGCTCAAAGATTTGAGTCGTGACCAATTTTTCTCTACAAATGACAGAACCATTGAGGACTATGTAGCCCACTGGATGAGCCCTTCTACTTCCATTGCATATAACCAAGGAAATGGAACCGGTGCATTCTGGATGCTGATGCTACAATTCTATATCCTACAAGATCCTCGTTTTACAGAACACAAGGCAGCGAAGGGCCTTCCTGAGCGCGACGATCGTAATGCATACTATCTTAAGGATAATAGAAAAAATGTTAGCCTTTGCTATTTTGATGATGAAGGAATTTCATGTGGAATATCCATTGATTATTCTGCATTAGACCCTAATTTATGGTCTATCTCCATTATACGTAATACTACAGCAGAACCGGAAGACAGAGAGGTTTTATTGCTTTCGTCCGCAGAACTGCTTGATCAGCAGGAAAACGGATTAATCGATGCCAATAGAGCTCAAAAAGATATCATCACTTTCATGAACTCTAAGGCTCTCAGCCAACAACTCATGTCTCGTGCTCTATTTACAAGAGATGGGAAACTCAATCTTACTAACGCCAATAAGCTCGATGCGCAATTTAATGCAGGCTCATATCCTTATAGTACAGACATAGTTAAGAAACTAGTTGCACAAGAGCAAGAGATAAAAGCATGGCAACTCACAGAGGAAAAACTCCGAATAGTTAAAACCGCGCTAAGCGAAAAACGACAAGAAAATATCGAGAAACTTGATTCATGGAAAGCTAGCTGGTTATACAAACCCGAATTAGACACCGCTGGAAAACAATCCTTCCTTCGCAGAAATAGCGGCAGTGTTTTTGCAACAGTAGCAGCAGTGATTACCTTAGTCGGTTTTGCTTTAGTACTCTCAGGAGTCTTAGCTCCATTTGGTATTGCCTTGATTGGTGCAGAATTCATCTTAGGTGCAGTTGGCGCAGGTTTGGCCTTCACCGCAGCCTTGGGAAGCATTGTAAAAATGGGGGTTAATGAGCAACGTCTGGCAACTTATCAATCTGAATTAACCAACATGAATCCAACACGGGACAAAATTTATAACGAGCGGTTAAATAGCATAACAACCCCATTGGCAATGGAGCAGCTCCCCGAGGAAGAAGCGCTTCAAGCTGATAATTTGCAAACTCAAATCCTGCAAGCGGTTCTTCATGCCAATTTCAGTGAAGAAGAGTTCAATGAACTTAATAAGCAAATGAAGAAAGAAACTCAACCACCGGTCACAGAACAACTTAATGATGTTGATGAAACCCTTGTTGAGGATCAATCACTTATTGTGGATGTGTCATTCAACACGCAAGCGCAGGTAATCGTAGAAATTGCTAGCAAGGATGAGGCTCTGAATAGAGCCGTTGATAAGGTTATTCAACAGGAAGAGCATGCACAAGAGATTGTAGCTCAAGAAGAAGAGCAGCAATCTAGTCCACTAGAAACCAATGTGCCACCAACCTTGGAACAAGCTGATTCTTCTACACACAATAACATTATCAGCGTACACTAA
- a CDS encoding PrkA family serine protein kinase yields the protein MNTQDFLAGYTKRFVDNKEEEMGLDEYLELCKNDPSAYANPAERLLMAIGEPEMVDTRHDPVLSRIFSNKIIPRYTVFKDFYGMEEPIEQIVGFLKHAAQGLEETKQVLYLLGPVGGGKSSIAEKLKDLMENIPFYAIKGSPVFESPLSLFNPVEDAELLQERFGIPARHLRYLMSPWAVKRLHEFNGDISKFRVVKVKPSRLKQIAVAKTEPGDENNQDISSLVGKVDIRKLEEFSQDDPDAYSFSGGLCRANRGLLEFVEMFKAPIKVLHPLLTATQEGNYNATEGLSSIPFEGIILAHSNESEWQTFRNNKNNEAFIDRINIVKVPYCLRVTEETRIYQKLIDNSSLTQAHCAPGTLDMLAQFSVLTRLKEPQNSSIYSKMRVYNGESLKDTDPKAKSYQEYRDFAGVDEGMSGVSTRFAFKILSKVFNFDHSEVAANPVHLMYVLERQIEQEQFPQEVQESYLGFIKEYLAAKYVEFIGKEIQTAYLESYSEYGQNIFDRYITYADFWIQDQDYRDPDTGEIFDRSLLNLELEKIEKPAGISNPKDFRNEVVNFVLRARANNRGKNPVWNSYEKLRSVIEKKMFTNTEDLLPVISFNAKASEDDKKKHEEFISRMIEKGYTRKQVRLLCEWYLRVRKSQ from the coding sequence ATGAACACTCAAGATTTTTTAGCCGGCTATACCAAGCGCTTTGTCGATAATAAAGAAGAAGAAATGGGCTTGGATGAGTATCTGGAATTGTGTAAAAACGATCCGTCAGCTTATGCTAATCCAGCGGAACGCTTATTAATGGCTATAGGCGAACCTGAAATGGTTGATACGCGACACGATCCCGTGTTATCACGTATTTTTTCCAATAAAATTATCCCACGATATACCGTATTTAAAGATTTTTATGGCATGGAAGAACCCATCGAACAAATCGTTGGCTTCTTAAAGCATGCAGCCCAAGGCCTGGAAGAAACCAAACAAGTACTTTATTTACTTGGCCCTGTAGGTGGTGGTAAATCATCAATTGCAGAAAAGCTAAAAGATTTAATGGAAAACATTCCTTTTTACGCGATTAAAGGCTCCCCTGTATTTGAATCTCCCTTATCCTTATTTAATCCCGTAGAAGATGCCGAATTACTGCAAGAGCGCTTTGGTATTCCTGCCCGCCATTTACGTTACTTAATGTCCCCTTGGGCTGTAAAACGCTTGCATGAATTCAATGGTGACATTAGTAAATTCAGAGTCGTTAAAGTAAAGCCCTCTCGTTTGAAACAAATTGCAGTAGCAAAAACCGAACCTGGAGATGAGAACAACCAAGATATTTCATCACTCGTAGGAAAAGTAGACATTCGTAAGTTAGAAGAGTTTTCGCAAGATGACCCCGATGCATACAGTTTCTCTGGAGGCTTATGCCGAGCCAACCGCGGCCTTTTAGAGTTTGTGGAAATGTTTAAAGCACCAATTAAAGTGCTACATCCTTTGCTTACAGCAACTCAAGAAGGAAACTACAATGCCACTGAGGGCTTATCCTCAATACCCTTTGAAGGCATTATTTTAGCGCATTCGAATGAGTCTGAATGGCAAACTTTTAGAAACAATAAAAACAATGAGGCATTTATTGACCGTATTAATATTGTGAAAGTACCTTATTGTTTACGGGTAACCGAAGAAACACGTATTTATCAAAAACTTATTGATAACAGCTCGTTAACGCAAGCCCATTGCGCTCCCGGCACCCTAGATATGTTAGCTCAATTTTCAGTATTAACCCGTTTAAAAGAACCTCAAAACTCCAGTATTTACTCAAAAATGCGAGTCTATAATGGTGAAAGCTTGAAAGATACTGATCCAAAAGCAAAATCCTATCAAGAATATCGTGATTTTGCCGGAGTTGATGAAGGGATGAGTGGTGTTTCCACACGGTTTGCCTTCAAAATACTATCAAAAGTGTTCAACTTTGATCACAGCGAAGTTGCAGCTAACCCCGTACATTTAATGTACGTCTTAGAGCGTCAAATTGAACAAGAGCAATTCCCTCAAGAAGTTCAGGAAAGCTATTTGGGCTTCATTAAAGAATATTTAGCGGCGAAGTATGTTGAATTTATCGGTAAAGAAATTCAAACCGCCTACTTAGAATCTTATTCAGAGTACGGACAAAACATTTTCGATCGCTACATTACCTATGCTGATTTCTGGATACAGGACCAAGATTATCGCGATCCGGACACGGGCGAAATTTTTGACCGCAGCTTGCTCAATTTAGAACTGGAAAAAATAGAAAAACCTGCCGGTATATCGAATCCTAAAGACTTCCGAAATGAAGTGGTAAACTTTGTTTTGCGCGCACGAGCCAATAACCGCGGTAAAAACCCCGTGTGGAACAGTTATGAAAAATTAAGATCCGTCATTGAAAAGAAAATGTTTACCAACACAGAGGATTTACTGCCAGTCATCTCCTTCAATGCCAAAGCATCTGAAGATGACAAGAAAAAACATGAGGAGTTTATTTCTCGGATGATAGAGAAAGGCTATACACGCAAACAGGTTCGCCTGCTTTGTGAATGGTATTTACGAGTACGTAAATCACAATAA
- a CDS encoding SpoVR family protein encodes MSKKKPISTGAEWTFELIQDYDREIARIAKDFGLDTYPNQIEVITAEQMMDAYSSVGMPIGYNHWSFGKHFVGVEKSYKRGQMGLAYEMVINSNPCISYLMEENTIAMQALVIAHACYGHNSFFKNNYLFKMWTSADAIIDYLVFAKKYIADCEERYGIDEVESVLDACHAVMNYGVDRYKHPAPLSIQEEKIRQQNREIYMQSQINELWRTIPQSKQTVEKSKKRRFPSEPQENILYFFEKNAPLLEPWQREIVRIVRKMAQYFYPQGQTKVMNEGWACFWHYTLLHGLYDEGLVTDEFMLEVLQSHTNVIMQPSYNSPYYSGINPYTLGYHMMQDIKRICENPTDEDKAWFPYLANTDWLKSLDTAMRNYKDESFIAQYLSPKLIRDLKLFHIVDDDRSPELYVNAIHDDAGYKKIREALSRQYNLGTFEPDIQVYSVDLQGDRSLTLRYTQQNRVPLGDTTPAVLKHLHTLWQFPVILQAVDNDDKISAEYHCPPINQSKPEGYEK; translated from the coding sequence ATGAGCAAGAAAAAGCCTATATCCACCGGTGCTGAGTGGACCTTTGAATTAATCCAGGATTATGATCGTGAAATTGCACGTATCGCTAAAGATTTTGGCCTGGATACTTATCCGAATCAAATTGAAGTTATTACTGCAGAACAAATGATGGATGCCTACTCCTCTGTAGGCATGCCTATAGGATACAACCATTGGTCTTTTGGCAAACACTTCGTTGGTGTAGAAAAAAGTTATAAGCGTGGACAAATGGGCTTGGCCTATGAAATGGTCATTAATTCAAATCCCTGTATTTCTTATTTAATGGAAGAAAATACTATTGCCATGCAAGCCTTAGTGATTGCACATGCCTGTTATGGTCACAACTCCTTTTTTAAAAATAATTATCTTTTTAAAATGTGGACTTCTGCTGACGCCATTATTGACTATTTAGTCTTTGCGAAAAAGTACATCGCCGATTGTGAAGAGCGCTATGGCATTGATGAGGTTGAATCGGTTCTGGATGCTTGCCACGCCGTAATGAATTATGGTGTTGACCGCTACAAACACCCAGCACCATTATCCATCCAAGAAGAAAAAATTCGCCAACAGAACCGCGAAATATACATGCAATCGCAAATCAATGAATTATGGAGAACCATTCCGCAAAGTAAACAAACCGTGGAAAAGAGTAAGAAAAGACGATTCCCCAGTGAGCCGCAGGAAAATATTTTATATTTCTTCGAAAAAAATGCCCCTTTACTTGAACCCTGGCAACGTGAAATTGTACGCATTGTTCGCAAAATGGCGCAATATTTTTATCCTCAAGGACAAACTAAAGTTATGAATGAAGGCTGGGCCTGCTTTTGGCATTACACCCTGCTGCATGGCCTGTATGATGAGGGCTTAGTCACTGATGAATTCATGTTGGAAGTGCTACAAAGCCATACAAACGTCATCATGCAACCATCCTATAACAGCCCTTATTACAGCGGGATAAACCCCTATACTTTGGGATACCATATGATGCAAGACATCAAGCGTATTTGTGAAAATCCTACTGATGAAGATAAAGCGTGGTTCCCCTATCTAGCAAATACTGACTGGCTAAAAAGCCTGGATACCGCTATGCGTAACTACAAAGATGAAAGTTTTATTGCGCAATATTTATCGCCTAAATTAATTCGCGATTTAAAACTATTTCATATTGTTGATGATGACCGCAGCCCTGAACTCTACGTCAATGCCATCCATGATGATGCTGGCTATAAAAAAATTAGAGAAGCCTTGTCCAGACAATATAATCTAGGAACCTTTGAGCCTGATATTCAAGTGTATTCCGTTGATTTACAAGGGGATCGTTCGCTGACCCTAAGGTACACACAACAAAATCGCGTTCCCTTAGGAGATACAACGCCTGCGGTTTTAAAACATCTTCACACCTTGTGGCAATTTCCCGTAATCCTGCAAGCGGTTGATAATGATGATAAAATTTCCGCAGAATATCATTGCCCGCCAATAAATCAGTCTAAACCAGAAGGGTATGAAAAATAA
- a CDS encoding YeaH/YhbH family protein: protein MSQLIDRRQNAGKKSTVNRQRFLRRYKNQIKRAVSDAVGKRSITEIDQGEQISIPAKDISEPRFHQGRGGHVERVLPGNDNFISGDRIKRPSGSGGGDGGGDGDASNSGEGEDDFVFELSREEFLDLYFEDLELPDLVKKELARISTFKTIRAGVTTSGIPNNINVLRSMKQATSRRIALASPYKRQLKAAETRLELLLEEPVPDTMAIKELKLEIEHLKKKIQAVPFIDTIDLRYNYRLRVPSPSTQAVMFCVMDVSGSMDEAKKDIAKRFFILLYMFLTKNYEKIELVFIRHHTSAKEVNEEEFFYSRETGGTVVSSALELLNNIIEVRYPPEAWNIYVAQASDGDNWNADSPYCQELLQEKIMPLLQYFAYIEIMPRHHQSLWEVYQLVKEQYPNFAMENIDTVADIYPVFHELFKRKTA, encoded by the coding sequence ATGTCGCAATTGATTGATAGACGACAAAATGCGGGGAAGAAAAGCACGGTAAATCGCCAACGCTTCCTTCGTCGTTATAAAAACCAAATAAAAAGAGCCGTCTCCGATGCCGTAGGTAAACGCAGTATTACCGAAATAGATCAAGGCGAACAGATTTCTATTCCTGCTAAAGACATTTCCGAACCCAGGTTTCATCAAGGCCGTGGAGGGCATGTCGAACGTGTTTTACCAGGAAACGATAATTTTATTAGCGGCGACCGCATTAAAAGACCGAGTGGTAGTGGCGGCGGGGATGGCGGTGGCGATGGCGATGCGAGTAACAGCGGTGAAGGCGAGGATGATTTTGTTTTTGAATTATCCCGCGAAGAATTCCTCGATTTGTATTTTGAAGACTTGGAGCTACCCGATTTAGTAAAAAAGGAATTGGCTCGTATCAGCACATTCAAAACCATTCGAGCCGGAGTGACCACTAGCGGAATTCCAAATAATATCAATGTATTGCGCTCCATGAAGCAGGCTACCAGCCGGCGTATCGCCCTGGCGTCTCCTTATAAACGCCAATTAAAAGCTGCAGAAACGCGCTTAGAGCTATTACTCGAGGAACCCGTTCCCGATACGATGGCTATTAAAGAATTAAAGCTTGAAATTGAACATTTAAAAAAGAAAATACAGGCCGTGCCATTTATTGACACGATTGATCTACGCTACAACTACCGCCTTCGGGTTCCCTCTCCTTCCACGCAGGCCGTCATGTTCTGCGTTATGGACGTATCAGGCTCTATGGATGAGGCAAAGAAAGATATAGCCAAACGGTTTTTCATTTTGTTGTATATGTTTCTCACCAAAAATTATGAAAAAATCGAATTGGTCTTTATCCGCCATCATACCTCCGCAAAAGAAGTCAACGAGGAAGAGTTTTTCTATTCACGGGAAACAGGGGGCACGGTGGTTTCAAGCGCGCTGGAATTACTGAATAACATCATTGAAGTACGCTATCCCCCAGAGGCCTGGAACATTTATGTGGCTCAAGCCTCTGATGGTGATAACTGGAATGCTGATTCACCTTATTGCCAAGAATTGCTCCAAGAAAAAATCATGCCTTTATTGCAGTATTTTGCGTACATTGAAATTATGCCACGCCATCATCAAAGTTTATGGGAAGTCTATCAGTTGGTTAAAGAGCAGTACCCTAATTTTGCGATGGAAAACATAGATACTGTTGCAGATATTTATCCAGTATTTCATGAATTATTTAAAAGGAAAACGGCATGA